The Argentina anserina chromosome 3, drPotAnse1.1, whole genome shotgun sequence genome includes a region encoding these proteins:
- the LOC126788024 gene encoding 50S ribosomal protein L4, chloroplastic: protein MATSSSSSSSSLSFFTSSLFLSSSSHKPLLSSPATLRLNSLKSPKPQTLTAELATIPVLSFTGDKVGETFLDLKSALPDTARAVVHRAVIHDLQNKRRGTASTLTRAEVRGGGRKPYPQKKTGRARQGSTRTPLRPGGGVVFGPKPRDWSIKINRKEKRLAISTAVASAAENTIVVEDFSDEFEKLEKPKTTEFIAAMKRWGLDPKEKTTFFMLEVADKVKFSSRNIGTLRMLTPRTLNLYDILNADKLILTPETVDYLNGRYGVDFEGEDEDDAEEEEGTVEESSDAAE, encoded by the coding sequence ATGGCgacctcctcttcttcttcttcttcttccctctccttcttcacctcctccctcttcctctcttcctcctctcacAAACCCCTCCTTTCCTCTCCCGCCACCCTCCGCCTCAACTCCCTCAAATCCCCCAAACCCCAAACCCTAACCGCCGAGCTCGCCACGATCCCCGTCCTCTCCTTCACCGGGGACAAGGTCGGCGAGACCTTCCTCGACCTCAAGTCCGCCCTCCCCGACACCGCCCGCGCCGTCGTCCACCGCGCCGTCATCCACGACCTCCAGAACAAGCGCCGCGGCACCGCCTCCACCCTCACCCGCGCCGAGGTCCGCGGCGGAGGGAGAAAGCCCTACCCGCAGAAGAAGACCGGCCGCGCCCGGCAGGGCTCCACCCGGACGCCGCTCCGGCCCGGCGGAGGAGTCGTGTTCGGGCCCAAGCCCCGGGACTGGAGCATCAAGATTAACCGCAAGGAGAAGCGGCTGGCGATTTCGACGGCGGTGGCGAGCGCGGCGGAGAACACGATTGTGGTGGAGGATTTCAGTGATGAGTTTGAGAAGCTGGAGAAGCCGAAGACGACGGAGTTCATTGCGGCGATGAAGAGGTGGGGGCTTGATCCCAAGGAGAAGACGACCTTCTTTATGCTGGAGGTGGCTGATAAGGTCAAGTTTTCGAGCCGGAATATTGGGACTTTGAGGATGTTGACACCCAGGACTTTGAATTTGTATGACATTTTGAATGCTGATAAGTTGATTCTGACGCCGGAGACGGTGGATTATTTGAATGGGAGGTATGGGGTTGATTTTGAAGGCGAGGATGAAGATGAtgcagaggaagaagaag
- the LOC126788026 gene encoding josephin-like protein isoform X2, translated as MASEGNTQIYHERQKLQFCLLHALNNLFQQKDAFSRPRLNEIAERLGVEETNKETWTPLSVLFKPHHNALTGNYDINVLIAALEDKGKNVVWHDRRKGANTIDLDGAEDALMGILLNVPVKRFAGLWKSRHWVTLRKIDGVWYDLDSDLVVPQAFEDSGRVREFLDYIIGHGGEVLLIMNNEQ; from the exons ATGGCGAGCGAGGGGAATACCCAAATCTACCACGAGCGCCAGAAGCTTCAGTTTTGCCTCTTACACGCCCTCAACAATCTCTTCCAG CAAAAAGATGCGTTTTCTCGACCAAGATTGAATGAGATTGCTGAAAGACTTGGCGTGGAAGAAACCAACAAGGAAACATGGACACCCTTATCTGTGCTCTTCAAACCCCATCATAATGCACTTACTGGAAACTATGACATTAATGTGCTAATTGCCGCTTTAGAAGATAAGGGGAAGAATGTAGTTTGGCATGATCGTCGCAAGGGGGCAAATACAATTGATCTAGATGGGGCTGAAGATGCTTTGATGGGTATTCTGCTTAATGTTCCGGTTAAGAGATTTGCGGGGCTGTGGAAAAGTAGGCATTGGGTTACGTTGAGGAAGATTGATGGGGTTTGGTATGATTTGGATAGTGATCTTGTTGTTCCTCAGGCCTTCGAAGACAGTGGAAGAGTTAGAGAGTTCTTGGATTACATCATTGGTCATGGTGGAGAGGTTTTGCTTATTATGAATAATGAACAGTGA
- the LOC126788026 gene encoding josephin-like protein isoform X1, which produces MASEGNTQIYHERQKLQFCLLHALNNLFQQKDAFSRPRLNEIAERLGVEETNKETWTPLSVLFKPHHNALTGNYDINVLIAALEDKGKNVVWHDRRKGANTIDLDGAEDALMGILLNVPVKRFAGLWKSRHWVTLRKIDGVWYDLDSDLVVPQAFEDSGRVREFLDYIIGHGGEVLLIMNNEQITLYACSTCKKLLSQGRIGISEKAAN; this is translated from the exons ATGGCGAGCGAGGGGAATACCCAAATCTACCACGAGCGCCAGAAGCTTCAGTTTTGCCTCTTACACGCCCTCAACAATCTCTTCCAG CAAAAAGATGCGTTTTCTCGACCAAGATTGAATGAGATTGCTGAAAGACTTGGCGTGGAAGAAACCAACAAGGAAACATGGACACCCTTATCTGTGCTCTTCAAACCCCATCATAATGCACTTACTGGAAACTATGACATTAATGTGCTAATTGCCGCTTTAGAAGATAAGGGGAAGAATGTAGTTTGGCATGATCGTCGCAAGGGGGCAAATACAATTGATCTAGATGGGGCTGAAGATGCTTTGATGGGTATTCTGCTTAATGTTCCGGTTAAGAGATTTGCGGGGCTGTGGAAAAGTAGGCATTGGGTTACGTTGAGGAAGATTGATGGGGTTTGGTATGATTTGGATAGTGATCTTGTTGTTCCTCAGGCCTTCGAAGACAGTGGAAGAGTTAGAGAGTTCTTGGATTACATCATTGGTCATGGTGGAGAGGTTTTGCTTATTATGAATAATGAACA gatCACATTATATGCTTGCTCTACGTGCAAGAAACTGCTTTCACAAGGACGGATTGGCATTAGTGAGAAAGCTGCCAATTAG